In Stenotrophomonas sp. 610A2, one DNA window encodes the following:
- a CDS encoding OmpA family protein yields the protein MNKKILTAALLGGLAFAQAASAQEFDDRWYLTGSAGFNFQDGDRGTNDAPFATLGLGKFISPNWSLDGELNYQNPNFESNQDQNWSQYGVSLDLRRHFIQEGRGWNPYLLAGLGYQKSEEEYLSGAELKDRKDGNLAAKVGVGLQTTFEKRVAVRAELAYRADFDDQSIAPRADGGKEQDWFGDVLASVGVVIPLGPAPVAAVAPAPAPVAPSCADLDDDGDGVNNCDDKCPTSQPGQTIGPDGCPVPVSIDLKGVNFDFDKATLRPDAVSILSEASEILKRYPDLRVEVAGHTDSKGTDAYNQKLSERRAKAVYDYLTTNGVSASRLQGPIGYGESRPIAPNTNADGSDNPEGRAKNRRTELNVQN from the coding sequence ATGAACAAGAAGATCCTTACTGCCGCGCTGCTCGGTGGTCTGGCTTTCGCCCAGGCCGCTTCGGCACAGGAATTTGACGACCGCTGGTACCTGACCGGTTCGGCCGGCTTCAACTTCCAGGACGGCGATCGTGGCACCAACGACGCTCCGTTCGCCACGCTGGGTCTGGGCAAGTTCATCAGCCCGAACTGGTCGCTGGACGGTGAACTGAACTATCAGAACCCGAACTTCGAGAGCAACCAGGACCAGAACTGGTCGCAGTACGGCGTTTCGCTGGACCTGCGTCGCCACTTCATCCAGGAAGGCCGTGGCTGGAACCCGTACCTGCTCGCAGGCCTGGGTTACCAGAAGTCGGAAGAAGAATACCTGTCCGGCGCTGAGCTGAAGGATCGCAAGGACGGCAACCTGGCTGCCAAGGTCGGCGTTGGTCTGCAGACCACGTTCGAAAAGCGCGTCGCCGTGCGTGCTGAACTGGCTTACCGCGCTGACTTCGACGACCAGAGCATTGCTCCGCGCGCCGATGGCGGCAAGGAACAGGATTGGTTCGGCGACGTGCTGGCTTCGGTCGGCGTCGTGATCCCGCTGGGCCCGGCTCCGGTCGCTGCTGTTGCTCCGGCACCGGCTCCGGTTGCTCCGAGCTGCGCAGACCTGGATGACGACGGTGACGGCGTCAACAACTGCGACGACAAGTGCCCGACCTCGCAGCCTGGCCAGACCATTGGTCCGGACGGTTGCCCGGTGCCGGTCTCGATCGATCTGAAGGGCGTCAACTTCGATTTCGACAAGGCCACCCTGCGTCCGGACGCCGTGTCGATCCTGAGCGAAGCCTCCGAGATCCTGAAGCGTTACCCGGATCTGCGCGTTGAAGTTGCCGGTCACACCGACTCGAAGGGTACCGACGCTTACAACCAGAAGCTGTCCGAGCGTCGCGCCAAGGCTGTGTACGACTACCTGACCACCAATGGTGTGTCGGCGTCGCGCCTGCAGGGCCCGATCGGCTACGGCGAGAGCCGTCCGATTGCTCCGAACACCAATGCTGATGGTTCGGACAACCCGGAAGGTCGCGCAAAGAACCGTCGTACCGAGCTGAACGTCCAGAACTAA
- a CDS encoding pseudouridine synthase, translating to MASSKPPHHPHARRATPGGRLLSRAPNGTTRAAKAAPAGIRHGLARVLSKAGVCSRTEAARRVLDGRVSVDGKVVRDPEFPVVAGRQQVLLDEQPLTAAKRLYLALNKPRGLVTTVQDEQGRDTVYQCFEDAGLPWMAPVGRLDKASEGLLFFSNDPEWAARLTEPSTGPLKTYRVQVDAVPDAAVLERMQAGIEDEGEHLAAHSVQLLRHGERTAWLEVVLDEGRNRHIRRLLKALGLDVLRLMRVAIGPVQLGELGKGQWRELSVAELNALQAASKSLHASVND from the coding sequence ATGGCGTCGTCCAAGCCTCCGCATCATCCGCACGCCCGCCGCGCAACGCCCGGCGGGCGTTTGCTTTCGCGTGCGCCCAACGGCACCACGCGTGCTGCCAAGGCCGCTCCGGCAGGTATCCGCCATGGTCTGGCGCGGGTGTTGTCCAAGGCTGGTGTGTGTTCGCGTACCGAAGCCGCACGGCGGGTGCTTGATGGCCGCGTCAGCGTCGATGGCAAGGTGGTGCGGGACCCGGAGTTCCCGGTCGTCGCTGGGCGTCAGCAGGTATTGCTGGACGAACAACCGCTGACAGCTGCAAAGCGCCTGTATCTGGCCCTGAACAAGCCGCGCGGCCTGGTGACCACGGTGCAGGACGAACAGGGCCGTGACACGGTTTACCAGTGCTTTGAAGACGCAGGCCTGCCGTGGATGGCGCCGGTTGGGCGCTTGGACAAGGCCAGCGAAGGTCTGTTGTTCTTCAGCAATGATCCGGAATGGGCGGCGCGCCTCACCGAGCCCAGCACAGGCCCATTGAAAACCTATCGGGTACAGGTGGATGCTGTGCCCGACGCAGCGGTGCTTGAGCGCATGCAAGCCGGTATCGAGGACGAAGGTGAGCACCTGGCGGCGCATTCGGTACAGCTGCTGCGCCATGGCGAACGCACTGCATGGCTGGAGGTGGTGCTGGACGAGGGCCGTAATCGCCATATCCGGCGCCTGCTCAAGGCCTTGGGTCTGGACGTGCTGCGTTTGATGCGGGTTGCGATCGGGCCGGTACAGCTGGGCGAGCTGGGCAAGGGGCAATGGCGCGAGCTGAGCGTGGCGGAGCTGAATGCGCTGCAGGCTGCCAGCAA